The following are encoded in a window of Candidatus Methylomirabilota bacterium genomic DNA:
- a CDS encoding cytochrome c, with translation MRVPVTLKVSAFALVVMGAYTWYANSIPQLESKPPEELSLEGGTVTPQQLVAAGEKIFQGKGQCTTCHGIGRAGRGPDLAGVGARAATRKPGMNAKAYIVESLVSPGAYVVEGFPNIMPKVDRPPIALNRSELWATAAFLEGQGGTVDVKLEDIPATAGAGTGGAQGAAAIELPGDPKAGQAVFAGKGTCIACHSAGPVAGGKVGPDLSNIAGSQTLDYIMGKVLNPASKGVVSGYPAGVMPPTFGQTLTAREYIDLIAFLATLKGGAPGGASPAPAPPAAAPKKS, from the coding sequence GTGCGGGTCCCGGTCACCCTCAAGGTGAGCGCCTTCGCGCTGGTGGTGATGGGGGCCTACACCTGGTACGCCAACTCGATTCCTCAGCTCGAGTCGAAGCCCCCCGAGGAGCTCTCGCTCGAGGGCGGCACTGTCACCCCGCAACAGCTCGTCGCCGCCGGAGAGAAGATCTTCCAGGGGAAGGGCCAGTGCACGACCTGCCACGGGATTGGACGGGCCGGGCGAGGACCCGATCTGGCGGGGGTCGGCGCGCGGGCGGCGACGCGCAAGCCGGGGATGAACGCGAAGGCGTACATCGTCGAGTCCCTCGTCTCCCCCGGCGCCTATGTCGTGGAGGGCTTCCCCAACATCATGCCGAAAGTCGACCGGCCGCCCATCGCGCTCAACCGGAGCGAGCTGTGGGCCACCGCGGCCTTTCTCGAGGGCCAGGGGGGGACCGTGGACGTCAAGCTCGAGGACATCCCGGCCACGGCCGGGGCGGGGACCGGCGGCGCCCAGGGGGCCGCCGCGATCGAATTGCCCGGGGATCCCAAGGCCGGCCAGGCCGTCTTCGCGGGGAAGGGCACCTGCATCGCCTGCCATAGCGCGGGGCCCGTGGCCGGCGGAAAGGTCGGGCCGGATCTCTCGAACATCGCCGGAAGCCAGACGCTCGACTACATCATGGGCAAGGTGCTGAACCCGGCTTCCAAGGGCGTCGTGTCCGGATACCCGGCGGGTGTGATGCCGCCGACCTTCGGTCAGACGCTCACCGCGCGCGAGTACATCGATCTGATCGCGTTCCTCGCGACGCTCAAGGGCGGCGCCCCGGGCGGTGCCAGTCCGGCGCCGGCGCCTCCGGCGGCCGCCCCGAAAAAGTCCTAG
- a CDS encoding cytochrome ubiquinol oxidase subunit I, translated as MRKPDACLRRHRPSGAHLLPLLLAASAVALCLAAPPALAQEQKEAAYRAFPYFGSRLIVWVVAQIHLNFAAFILGVPIFAVIIEFMGWKIGADNPEGRRYDWLAHEFVKLTFAAFSTTALLGGGLLFLLITLYPRLWTYLSAIFAPTMWLYVALFFLETFAVYLWYYGWDWLSGPRKGLHLSLGVLSNLLGTAILVVSNSWVTFMVSPRGVDEAGKFTGTLWQAINNYTWMPVNIHRLIANIVFGGTVAAAYAAFRFLGAQTEEERAQYDWMGYIGNFVAVSALMVLPFAGYWLGFEIYGFNQTMGITMMGGFMSWLWIVQAIIIGVLFLGSNYYLWLGMERIPGSERYRPYIKYMLFIIAVGFMVWATPHTLIVSVEEVRRMGGTHHKVLGVFGVMSAKNTAVNLLILTTFLSYLLYRRANKLSIRSWTRVGMAAQWVTFGVAATIVVALGVWGYFVEPITRIRRFSPLQVAVVLLTIVIVMAIDIPMFKGARSTGVIRWGTIAPRSQYVLILLAVSFTWLMGLMGFARSGIRQHWHIYGVLQDTSPDAVTPALGYAANVISVTTILFFAMVMFIFWLGGLGARGAEAGHAAHGVPGGAPQPLPISGGVTGGADRRGR; from the coding sequence GTGCGAAAGCCCGACGCCTGCCTGAGGCGCCACCGCCCGTCCGGCGCTCACCTCTTGCCCCTCCTGCTCGCGGCCAGCGCCGTCGCCCTGTGTCTTGCCGCGCCGCCGGCGCTCGCCCAGGAGCAGAAGGAGGCCGCCTACCGCGCCTTCCCGTACTTCGGGTCCCGCCTGATCGTCTGGGTCGTCGCCCAGATCCACCTGAACTTCGCCGCGTTCATCCTCGGCGTCCCGATCTTCGCCGTGATCATCGAGTTCATGGGCTGGAAGATCGGCGCCGACAACCCGGAAGGCCGGCGCTACGACTGGCTGGCCCACGAGTTCGTCAAGCTGACCTTCGCGGCCTTTTCGACGACGGCCTTGCTCGGCGGAGGGCTCCTCTTCCTCCTGATCACCCTCTACCCGAGGCTCTGGACCTACCTGAGCGCGATCTTCGCGCCGACCATGTGGCTCTACGTCGCCCTCTTCTTCCTCGAGACCTTCGCCGTCTACCTCTGGTACTACGGCTGGGACTGGCTCTCGGGTCCGCGGAAGGGGCTTCATCTCTCGCTGGGGGTCCTGTCGAACCTGCTGGGAACGGCCATCCTCGTCGTCTCGAACTCCTGGGTGACCTTCATGGTCTCGCCGCGCGGGGTGGACGAGGCGGGGAAGTTCACGGGCACGCTCTGGCAGGCGATCAACAACTACACCTGGATGCCGGTCAACATCCACCGCCTGATCGCCAACATCGTCTTCGGAGGCACCGTGGCCGCCGCCTATGCGGCGTTTCGGTTCCTGGGGGCGCAGACCGAGGAGGAGCGGGCGCAGTACGACTGGATGGGATACATCGGGAACTTCGTCGCGGTGTCGGCGCTCATGGTGCTGCCCTTCGCCGGCTACTGGCTCGGATTCGAGATCTACGGCTTCAACCAGACGATGGGCATCACCATGATGGGCGGCTTCATGTCCTGGCTCTGGATCGTCCAGGCCATCATCATCGGGGTGCTCTTTCTCGGCTCCAACTACTACCTCTGGCTCGGAATGGAGCGGATCCCCGGGTCCGAGCGCTACCGGCCCTACATCAAGTACATGCTCTTCATCATCGCGGTCGGCTTCATGGTGTGGGCGACGCCGCACACCCTCATCGTCTCGGTGGAGGAGGTGCGGCGGATGGGCGGGACGCACCACAAGGTGCTGGGCGTATTCGGCGTCATGTCGGCCAAGAACACGGCGGTGAACCTCCTGATCCTGACGACCTTCCTGTCCTACCTCCTCTACCGGCGCGCCAACAAGCTCTCGATCCGGTCCTGGACCCGGGTCGGGATGGCCGCCCAGTGGGTGACGTTCGGGGTGGCCGCCACCATCGTGGTGGCCCTCGGGGTCTGGGGCTACTTCGTCGAGCCGATCACGCGCATCCGGCGATTCTCGCCGCTCCAGGTGGCGGTGGTCCTGCTCACCATCGTGATCGTGATGGCGATCGACATCCCGATGTTCAAGGGCGCCCGGTCTACCGGCGTCATCCGCTGGGGGACGATCGCCCCGCGCTCCCAGTACGTGCTGATCCTGCTGGCGGTGTCCTTCACCTGGCTCATGGGCCTGATGGGCTTCGCGCGCTCGGGGATCCGGCAGCACTGGCACATCTACGGGGTTTTACAAGATACCTCCCCCGACGCGGTGACGCCGGCCCTCGGCTACGCGGCCAACGTCATCTCGGTCACGACGATCCTGTTCTTCGCCATGGTGATGTTCATCTTCTGGCTGGGCGGGCTCGGCGCCCGGGGGGCCGAGGCGGGGCACGCCGCCCACGGGGTGCCGGGCGGGGCGCCCCAGCCGCTGCCGATCAGCGGCGGGGTCACGGGCGGTGCCGACCGTCGAGGGCGTTGA
- the coxB gene encoding cytochrome c oxidase subunit II, protein MMRWLPENISTYGAEIDWLFYLIYYITGVTFILVAGAMIIFLVAYRHREGRRATYTHGNATLEIVWTIVPALILVILTFLSVPGWTRIKSRLPESDIHIRITAKQFNWEVTYPGPDGKFETEDDQTFDNEVHVPVGKPVILHLTSRDVIHSVFIPQARFKQDAVPGRVIHQWVEVTKPGKYEIPCAELCGFGHSGMKGFLFVHTAEEYQQWLKEKWPS, encoded by the coding sequence ATGATGAGGTGGCTGCCGGAGAACATCTCCACCTATGGAGCCGAAATCGACTGGCTCTTCTACCTCATCTACTACATCACCGGCGTGACGTTCATCCTGGTGGCGGGCGCCATGATCATCTTCCTGGTGGCCTACCGCCACCGGGAGGGACGGCGGGCGACCTACACCCACGGGAACGCCACCCTCGAGATCGTCTGGACGATCGTCCCCGCGCTCATCCTGGTGATCCTCACCTTCCTCTCGGTTCCCGGCTGGACCCGGATCAAGAGCCGGCTTCCCGAGTCCGACATCCACATCCGGATCACGGCCAAGCAGTTCAACTGGGAGGTGACCTACCCGGGGCCCGACGGGAAGTTCGAGACCGAGGACGACCAGACCTTCGATAACGAGGTCCACGTCCCGGTCGGCAAGCCGGTCATCCTGCACCTGACCTCGCGGGACGTGATCCACAGCGTGTTCATCCCCCAGGCCCGGTTCAAGCAGGACGCCGTGCCGGGCCGCGTGATCCACCAGTGGGTCGAGGTGACGAAGCCCGGCAAATACGAGATCCCGTGTGCCGAGCTCTGCGGGTTCGGGCACTCGGGGATGAAGGGCTTCCTGTTCGTCCACACCGCGGAAGAGTACCAGCAGTGGCTCAAGGAGAAGTGGCCCTCCTAG
- a CDS encoding cbb3-type cytochrome c oxidase subunit I: MAHPAAATASAHDVHAHELGFVRTYIFSTDHKMIARQFLFLGLFMMVIGGLLALFLRWQLAWPETPVPLVGRLIWPDSEGVISPAVYNMMFTMHATIMIFFVIMPILAGAFGNFLIPLMVGARDMAFPRLNMLSFWAGALAGLLMLAGFFVEGGHAAAGWTSYAPLSAIPQYSGVNWGQNLWCISLFVLGVSSMMGSINYITTIVNMRAPGMTMFRMPLVIWAMFITAILLLLALPVLTSAVAMLLFDRVFGTNWFNPAGGGEPLLWQHLFWFFGHPEVYILILPAMGIASDVLSVFARKPIFGYRAMAFSIIGIAFLSWVVYGHHMFVSGMNPALGTSFMITTMVIAVPSAIKTFNWLGTLWGGNIRFTVPMLNGLAFVSMFVIGGLSGIFMASTPVDIFIQDTYFIVAHIHYVVFGGSIFGAFAGIYYWFPKMFGRMMNDTLGKLHFWPTFVFFNFVFFPMHILGVGGMMRRIYNPMQYEFLTWTEPWNIFISVSAFLLGLGQIPFVINFLWSLFKGPKAPLNPWSANTLEWTAPSPPPHGNWGAALPVVYRGPYEYSSPEVPEDYLPQTRRLTTAGASSRAH, encoded by the coding sequence ATGGCGCATCCAGCAGCCGCGACGGCCAGCGCGCACGACGTGCATGCCCACGAGCTGGGCTTCGTGCGGACCTACATCTTCTCGACCGACCACAAGATGATCGCCCGCCAGTTCCTCTTCCTGGGCCTCTTCATGATGGTCATCGGCGGCCTGCTGGCGCTCTTCCTCCGGTGGCAGCTGGCGTGGCCGGAGACCCCGGTGCCCCTGGTCGGGCGGCTCATCTGGCCCGACAGCGAGGGGGTCATCTCGCCCGCCGTCTACAACATGATGTTCACGATGCACGCCACCATCATGATCTTCTTCGTGATCATGCCGATCCTGGCGGGGGCGTTCGGGAACTTCCTGATCCCCCTGATGGTCGGGGCGCGGGACATGGCGTTCCCCCGGCTGAACATGCTCTCCTTCTGGGCGGGGGCCCTGGCCGGGCTCCTGATGCTGGCCGGCTTCTTCGTGGAGGGCGGGCACGCCGCCGCCGGGTGGACCTCGTACGCCCCGCTCTCGGCCATCCCCCAGTACTCCGGCGTCAACTGGGGCCAGAACCTCTGGTGCATCAGCCTGTTCGTCCTCGGCGTCTCCTCCATGATGGGCTCCATCAACTACATCACGACGATCGTGAACATGCGCGCGCCCGGCATGACGATGTTCCGGATGCCGCTGGTCATCTGGGCGATGTTCATCACGGCCATCCTCCTCCTGCTCGCCCTCCCGGTCCTGACGTCGGCTGTCGCCATGCTGCTCTTCGACCGCGTCTTCGGAACCAACTGGTTCAATCCCGCCGGGGGCGGGGAGCCCCTGCTCTGGCAGCATCTCTTCTGGTTCTTCGGTCATCCGGAGGTCTACATCCTGATCCTGCCGGCGATGGGGATCGCCTCCGACGTGCTCTCGGTCTTCGCCCGGAAGCCGATCTTCGGCTACCGCGCGATGGCCTTCTCCATCATCGGCATCGCCTTCCTCTCCTGGGTCGTGTACGGCCACCACATGTTCGTGAGCGGCATGAACCCGGCCCTCGGGACCTCCTTCATGATCACGACGATGGTCATCGCCGTCCCCTCGGCCATCAAGACGTTCAACTGGCTGGGGACCCTGTGGGGCGGGAACATCCGGTTCACCGTTCCCATGCTGAACGGGCTGGCCTTCGTGTCGATGTTCGTGATCGGGGGGCTCAGCGGGATCTTCATGGCCTCCACGCCGGTGGACATCTTCATCCAGGACACCTACTTCATCGTGGCCCACATCCACTACGTGGTCTTCGGCGGCTCCATCTTCGGGGCGTTCGCCGGCATCTACTACTGGTTCCCGAAGATGTTCGGCCGGATGATGAACGACACGCTCGGGAAGCTCCATTTCTGGCCGACGTTCGTGTTCTTCAACTTCGTCTTCTTCCCGATGCACATCCTCGGGGTGGGCGGCATGATGCGCCGGATCTACAACCCGATGCAGTACGAGTTCCTGACGTGGACCGAGCCCTGGAACATCTTCATCAGCGTCAGCGCCTTCCTGCTCGGCCTGGGCCAGATCCCGTTCGTGATCAATTTCCTCTGGAGCCTCTTCAAAGGGCCGAAGGCGCCCCTGAATCCCTGGAGCGCCAACACGCTGGAGTGGACGGCGCCGTCGCCTCCACCCCACGGGAACTGGGGCGCTGCCCTGCCCGTCGTCTACCGCGGGCCCTACGAGTACAGCTCGCCGGAGGTACCCGAGGACTACCTGCCCCAGACGCGACGGCTCACCACAGCGGGCGCGTCCTCGCGCGCGCACTGA
- a CDS encoding c-type cytochrome, with protein sequence MAQPRGKFLQAVLVLVVAFLVFRYGIQPPMPFSLLSLYMAITLLAVLVYVSSDSASWRGFLGPMWTTLSEPRRRPVRLALGVLFPLLAGYYAYSQAAAKAEAPVELRAIHPAPPATIAFRGKNIDLQDPQTPVRKAIGQNAASRDAHLAAGGAVYIQNCVYCHGDNLDGKGHFAHGFNPQPADFTDPGTIAQLSEGFLFWRIAKGGPGLPRESTPWNSAMPAWEDKLTEEQIWQVIYYLYETTGYPPRVMLAREGAARPGIPRWDRLASLVSRGVAALQPSDAGAQAGDPGRGKPLYEAKCALCHGASGKGDGPAAERLLPKPRDFTAGKFKIRSTPSGQLPTDQDLFQVITGGMPGTSMPAWKVLPEKDRWALVAYVKTFAEGFKGAKPELAKLPGEVSSSEASIKRGKEMFEAIECNKCHGPAGRGDPAPGSDLKDDWGTPVRPANLHKPWTFRGGPGRKDVATRLSTGLMGTPMPTFADSVEKPEDVWHLANYVRSLGEERPNWASFLQIRAASGEVPSDPNAEFWRKMPGTNFPMVGQVIVDPRNFNPTVDMITVRAVYTAREIAFHLTWDDPTDSDPKKGAPKPDMVALQFPTGGGDSGERPYFLMGDSNNSVYLLTWQAGTGVGEATAVGAGKISPQNGESIQARGQAVYDAGQYRVVIRRPRETPDKADFIFPAHDFFPIAFWVWDGSEGDEGAKAAVSSWYYVRLEAPPSKRQFVIPPIAALVTVAAELGLVRWAGRRRGREA encoded by the coding sequence ATGGCCCAGCCCCGGGGCAAGTTCCTCCAGGCGGTCCTCGTCCTCGTCGTCGCGTTCCTCGTCTTCCGGTACGGCATCCAGCCGCCGATGCCGTTCAGCCTCCTCTCGCTCTACATGGCCATCACGCTCCTGGCCGTGCTGGTCTACGTGTCCTCGGATTCCGCGTCCTGGCGGGGGTTCCTGGGACCGATGTGGACGACGCTGAGCGAGCCCCGCCGGCGTCCGGTGCGGCTGGCGCTGGGGGTGCTGTTCCCTCTGCTCGCGGGCTACTACGCCTACTCCCAGGCCGCCGCCAAGGCCGAGGCGCCCGTCGAGCTCCGCGCGATTCACCCGGCGCCCCCGGCCACCATCGCGTTCCGGGGCAAGAACATCGATCTCCAGGATCCCCAGACGCCGGTCCGCAAGGCCATCGGGCAGAACGCGGCCAGCCGCGACGCGCACCTGGCCGCCGGCGGCGCCGTCTACATCCAGAACTGCGTCTACTGCCACGGCGACAACCTGGACGGAAAGGGGCACTTCGCCCACGGCTTCAACCCGCAACCGGCGGACTTCACCGACCCCGGGACGATCGCCCAGCTCTCCGAGGGCTTCCTCTTCTGGCGGATCGCCAAGGGCGGCCCCGGCCTGCCCAGAGAATCGACGCCGTGGAACTCGGCGATGCCCGCCTGGGAGGACAAGCTCACCGAGGAGCAGATCTGGCAGGTGATCTACTACCTCTACGAGACGACGGGCTACCCGCCGCGCGTCATGCTGGCCCGCGAGGGCGCCGCGCGGCCGGGGATTCCCCGGTGGGACCGGCTGGCATCGCTCGTCTCGCGGGGTGTGGCCGCCCTCCAACCCTCAGACGCCGGCGCGCAGGCCGGGGACCCCGGCCGTGGCAAGCCGCTCTACGAGGCCAAGTGCGCGCTCTGTCACGGAGCGTCCGGCAAGGGGGACGGGCCGGCGGCCGAGCGCCTGCTCCCCAAGCCGCGCGACTTCACCGCGGGCAAGTTCAAGATCCGGAGCACGCCATCCGGTCAGCTCCCGACCGATCAGGACCTTTTCCAGGTGATCACCGGCGGGATGCCCGGCACATCGATGCCGGCCTGGAAGGTCCTGCCCGAGAAGGACCGCTGGGCCCTGGTCGCCTACGTCAAGACGTTCGCCGAGGGGTTCAAGGGCGCCAAGCCGGAGCTCGCCAAGCTCCCGGGCGAGGTGTCCTCCTCGGAGGCGTCGATCAAGCGCGGCAAGGAGATGTTCGAGGCGATCGAGTGCAACAAGTGCCACGGCCCGGCGGGCCGGGGCGATCCGGCGCCCGGGTCCGACCTGAAGGACGACTGGGGGACCCCCGTCCGCCCGGCGAACCTGCACAAGCCCTGGACCTTCCGCGGCGGGCCCGGGCGGAAGGACGTGGCGACGCGACTCTCGACAGGGCTGATGGGCACCCCGATGCCGACGTTCGCCGATTCGGTCGAGAAGCCCGAAGACGTCTGGCACCTCGCCAACTATGTCCGCTCCCTCGGGGAGGAGCGACCCAACTGGGCCAGCTTCCTCCAGATCCGCGCGGCGAGCGGGGAGGTGCCCTCGGACCCCAACGCGGAGTTCTGGCGGAAGATGCCGGGGACGAACTTCCCGATGGTCGGCCAGGTGATCGTCGACCCGCGGAACTTCAACCCGACGGTGGACATGATCACGGTCCGCGCGGTCTACACGGCACGCGAGATCGCCTTTCACCTGACCTGGGACGACCCCACCGACTCCGACCCCAAGAAGGGGGCCCCGAAGCCGGACATGGTCGCGCTCCAGTTCCCGACCGGGGGCGGCGACTCGGGCGAGCGCCCGTACTTCCTCATGGGGGACAGCAACAACTCGGTCTACCTCCTGACCTGGCAAGCGGGGACCGGGGTCGGCGAGGCCACCGCGGTCGGGGCCGGGAAGATCTCGCCGCAGAACGGGGAGTCGATCCAGGCCAGGGGGCAGGCGGTCTACGACGCCGGGCAGTACCGGGTCGTCATCCGCCGGCCCCGGGAGACGCCCGACAAGGCCGATTTCATCTTTCCCGCGCACGACTTCTTTCCCATCGCGTTCTGGGTCTGGGATGGCTCCGAGGGAGACGAGGGGGCGAAGGCCGCGGTTTCCTCGTGGTACTATGTGCGGTTAGAGGCACCGCCGTCCAAGCGGCAGTTCGTGATCCCGCCCATCGCGGCCCTGGTCACCGTCGCGGCCGAGCTCGGACTCGTGCGGTGGGCCGGGCGCCGGCGTGGCCGCGAGGCGTAG
- a CDS encoding NfeD family protein: MVGLLFLAVSVLVGHDLDLHADIDAGGHGYLSPRIVGVFLTGFGAVGAVASLYLPAREGRALIASFLGVLSGIVLSGIYLVAMRLIHSQEASSLVGDQDLVGIEGRVTVAIPADGVGEVTCPIGGQTTRRMARTFGSRAIAEGAVVRIKDVYGATVVVEPVP, encoded by the coding sequence GTGGTCGGTCTCCTCTTTCTCGCCGTCTCGGTGCTCGTCGGCCACGACCTCGACCTGCACGCCGACATCGACGCCGGCGGGCATGGCTACTTGAGCCCTCGCATCGTCGGGGTGTTCCTCACCGGCTTCGGGGCCGTCGGCGCCGTGGCGAGCCTCTACCTCCCCGCCCGCGAGGGAAGGGCGCTGATCGCCTCCTTCCTCGGTGTCCTGAGCGGGATCGTGCTGAGCGGTATCTACCTGGTCGCGATGCGGCTCATCCATTCCCAGGAGGCCAGCTCGCTCGTCGGCGACCAGGATCTGGTGGGCATCGAGGGCCGGGTGACGGTGGCGATCCCGGCTGACGGGGTCGGCGAGGTGACCTGCCCGATCGGCGGGCAGACGACGCGGCGCATGGCCCGCACTTTCGGGAGCCGGGCGATTGCCGAGGGCGCCGTCGTGCGAATCAAGGACGTCTACGGGGCGACGGTGGTCGTCGAGCCGGTGCCCTGA
- a CDS encoding carboxypeptidase regulatory-like domain-containing protein, with the protein MQIRVIATLLVVGLLAAAALLGWNPPAGAQGGGTITGEVKVTGTPPAPKVVKVNKDNQVCGDQKKIADVAVGPGNGLAEAVVAVTDVKGPKAAKKATLDQKGCEFRPEVLVMGPGEVDILNSDGILHNIHTFSTANSPINKAQPKFKKVMTEKIEKPEAVKVACDVHSWMHGWIYVTESPAAVTDEKGSFKLENVPPGKHKVEVWHPVLGKQSKDVEVKAGQEAKVSFELPAKK; encoded by the coding sequence ATGCAAATCCGCGTCATCGCCACGCTGCTCGTCGTCGGACTCCTGGCGGCGGCCGCCCTGCTCGGGTGGAACCCGCCGGCCGGGGCCCAGGGGGGTGGGACCATCACCGGCGAGGTCAAGGTCACCGGGACGCCGCCGGCCCCCAAGGTGGTGAAGGTCAACAAGGACAACCAGGTATGCGGTGACCAGAAGAAGATCGCGGATGTGGCGGTGGGGCCAGGCAACGGACTGGCCGAAGCCGTCGTGGCGGTCACCGACGTCAAGGGGCCCAAGGCGGCGAAGAAGGCCACGCTCGACCAGAAGGGCTGCGAGTTCCGTCCCGAGGTGCTCGTCATGGGGCCCGGGGAGGTCGACATCCTCAACTCGGACGGGATCCTCCACAACATCCACACCTTCTCGACCGCCAACTCGCCCATCAACAAGGCCCAGCCGAAGTTCAAGAAGGTGATGACCGAGAAGATCGAGAAGCCCGAGGCCGTCAAGGTCGCGTGCGATGTCCATAGCTGGATGCATGGCTGGATCTACGTGACCGAGAGCCCGGCGGCCGTGACGGACGAGAAGGGCAGCTTCAAGCTCGAGAACGTGCCGCCCGGCAAGCACAAGGTCGAGGTCTGGCACCCCGTCCTCGGCAAGCAGTCGAAGGACGTCGAGGTCAAGGCGGGGCAGGAGGCGAAGGTCAGCTTCGAGCTCCCGGCCAAGAAATAG